A window of the Oncorhynchus keta strain PuntledgeMale-10-30-2019 chromosome 21, Oket_V2, whole genome shotgun sequence genome harbors these coding sequences:
- the barx1 gene encoding homeobox protein BarH-like 1: protein MQHPLDLGAHYYPPEVHPDHRSHSHRYRSFMIEEILTDHPDHKVSTPAGELLKFGVQALLSARPYHNHLVLKADQSGILKFPMSPLSCSLGSPLGSALLSGAPGLHGGSASHHLPLDLHLRSKLEHGGDGNSKTKKGRRSRTVFTELQLMGLEKRFEKQKYLSTPDRIDLAESLDLSQLQVKTWYQNRRMKWKKIVLQGGGLESPTKPKGRPKKNSIPSSEQLSEQERSGDVDRQSDGSTSSHSDTNQEE from the exons ATGCAGCATCCCTTGGACTTGGGGGCTCACTATTATCCCCCGGAGGTTCACCCCGACCACCGCTCCCACTCACACCGCTACCGAAGCTTTATGATCGAAGAGATTCTCACCGACCACCCGGACCATAAGGTGTCTACCCCGGCAGGGGAGCTGCTCAAGTTCGGAGTACAAGCTCTGCTCTCGGCGCGGCCATACCACAATCACCTGG TTTTGAAGGCAGACCAATCGGGTATCCTGAAGTTCCCGATGTCGCCACTCTCCTGCTCACTGGGATCACCGTTAGGCTCCGCTCTCCTATCCGGGGCTCCGGGGCTCCACGGCGGCTCAGCTTCCCACCACCTCCCGTTGGACCTCCACCTCCGGAGCAAGCTGGAGCACGGCGGAGACGGCAACAGCAAGACCAAGAAAGGCCGCCGGAGCAGGACGGTCTTCACTGAGCTGCAGCTAATGGGCTTGGAGAAAAGATTTGAGAAACAGAAGTACCTTTCAACACCAGACAG AATAGATCTGGCTGAGTCTCTGGATCTGAGTCAACTACAAGTCAAGACCTGGTACCAGAACAGACGAATGAAATGGAAGAAAATA GTCCTACAAGGAGGAGGATTGGAATCTCCAACCAAACCAAAAGGCCGTCCTAAGAAGAATTCCATCCCGTCGAGCGAGCAGCTTTCGGAGCAGGAGAGGTCTGGAGACGTCGACCGTCAATCGGACGGTTCCACCTCGTCACATTCAGACACTAACCAAGAGGAATAA